A single window of Zea mays cultivar B73 chromosome 10, Zm-B73-REFERENCE-NAM-5.0, whole genome shotgun sequence DNA harbors:
- the LOC103641129 gene encoding uncharacterized protein, translated as MATSDKKTRGYVPWNDEMDKVLLDTFVDYYNKGDSCQNGWKSHVYIAAVKNVCEKCNVTITKENISSRSKTFDKHYNIINGLVSTSGFGWDWEKNKLKVYSDTIWDEYVERNKEAKGYRHKVVKFWDLLSLVYNKDQANGEGAKIAAKSSKEMAKDNDTVCKDASYSVSSSSSLKRQRSDDSFNSMWCDKFDMLTSALKDDGPKLPSSVEVLTALQEVEGLDEDTELELYDILTSNARKFESMMALPMERRKRWIMM; from the exons ATGGCTACATCG GACAAGAAAACAAGGGGCTATGTTCCTTGGAATGATGAGATGGATAAGGTACTCCTTGATACATTTGTGGACTATTACAATAAAGGTGATAGCTGTCAGAATGGGTGGAAGTCTCATGTATACATAGCTGCTGTGAAGAATGTTTGTGAGAAGTGTAATGTCACCATTACAAAGGAAAATATTAGCTCTCGCAGCAAGACCTTTGATAAGCACTACAATATCATTAATGGTTTGGTGTCCACTAGTGGTTTTGGATGGGATTGGGAGAAGAACAAGCTCAAAGTTTATAGTGACACTATATGGGATGAGTACGTTGAG AGGAATAAGGAAGCAAAAGGATATAGACATAAGGTTGTGAAGTTTTGGGATCTACTCAGCCTAGTGTACAATAAAGACCAAGCAAATGGAGAGGGTGCTAAAATAGCAGCTAAAAGTTCAAAGGAAATGGCAAAAGATAATGATaccgtatgcaaggatgcttcatATTCTGTATCTTCCTCGAGTAGTCTAAAAAGACAAAGATCAGATGATTCATTTAACTCTATGTGGTGTGATAAGTTTGACATGCTTACATCTGCATTGAAAGATGATGGTCCAAAGCTACCGTCTTCCGTCGAAGTTCTCACCGCATTACAAGAGGTTGAGGGACTTGATGAAGACACAGAACTTGAGCTTTATGACATCCTCACCTCTAATGCACGCAAGTTTGAGTCGATGATGGCACTCCCAATGGAAAGGAGGAAGAGGTGGATTATGATGTAG
- the LOC103641130 gene encoding uncharacterized protein, translating to MALGPLGRFFFLQRPPFSITWLAALCGSVSCCWAVFFALFPGPGIQYPDAFGGAAPEGVFSLDRMESEGVAGLFASASPLGQRREKDWWNKEAAEFER from the exons atggcGCTCGGTCCCCTGGGCCGCTTCTTCTTCCTCCAGCGCCCTCCTTTCTCCATTACATGGCTTGCAGCGTTGTGTGGCTCGGTCTCCTGCTGTTGGGCCGTCTTCTTCGCGCTGTTCCCTGGCCCAGGGATACAGTATCCCGACGCATTCGGTGGAGCGGCCCCTGAAGGCGTGTTTTCCTTGGATCGGATGGagtccgagggtgtcgccggtctCTTCGCGTCTGCTTCCCCACTCGG ACAAAGAAGGGAAAAAGACTGGTGGAACAAGGAAGCCGCAGAATTCGAAAGATAA